Within Triticum urartu cultivar G1812 unplaced genomic scaffold, Tu2.1 TuUngrouped_contig_5487, whole genome shotgun sequence, the genomic segment TAATTTGGATGTGATGAAATTTGAAGggcaagttatgtctctcccttctAAAGAGCTGCCCTTCCACTTTGTGCTGCTGTGCTGTCCCCAATATACCACAAGATTGCATGGACAGGAAAATATACCAGAACATTACAGAAGAAAGCCCTCCATTCCCACAAGATTCAACTTATTCCACATGCTTTTATAAGGATTCAAAATGTGCCAGCCGCGAGCGTATTACTTGAAAGAGCCCTCTATGTCGATTACAAACCGGTACCTCACATCCCGGTTGACAAGCCTCTCAAGGGCCTCGTTGACGTAGTCTATCTTTATAACCTCAATCTCTGGGTAGATTTTGTTTGCCGCGCAGAAGTTCATCATCTCCTGGGTGTCCTTCGTGCCTCCAGTCACACTACCAGACAAAGTCCGTGCACCTGCAGTAAGTTCTGATTAGTTATCTTTCGATAAAAGGCCGAAACCCAGTTTCATCACACCAAAACACCAGCAACAACGTTCGAATGCTTATATATCCACATTCCGTCGGCAAGTTTTGAGCCATGAAACCAACAGCTAGTGGCCTGTTTTAAGGCATACAGTCTCATACAACCATAAAAGGTAAAAAAAAATATACTTTTCACTCAACAGCTAGTGTTTACCCAGATTAAGTGTTGCAGGATGCACTCTGATTTCTCCAGGAAAGCCAACTAGCGCCATTACGCCACCAACTTTCAGAAGTGCGAGATAAGGGTCAAATGGGTGGTCACCAGAGGCAGTATCGACAATGAAGTCCAAAGAATTTTTCAGGGACTGCAGAAATGAATCATTTCGTTATTCTCACTTACTATAAGCAGTGTGAGAAGAATAACAAGCAGAATTCAGCTATATTACTTCATCTTGTGCAAGAGACATTCTGCaatcaaatgatgttagaacaACGTCACAAATAACTTAGTCACTCTGCATATGCTATAAGTTACCCATTGTACATGTAATAAATAAAAAAACCaaaattaatactccctccgttctgaattacttgtcgcagatatggatgtatctagatgtattttagttttagatacatccatttctacgacgagtaatttggaacggagggagtagtattttgTGTCAGTGAAAAATATTCTCCAGTAAACACGAAAAGATGAGATCCTTCGAAAAAAACAAGAGACCCTTCGAACAAAAGAAGAGCAGAATTGTGTTGCGAAGTGTGGCGTCAATCCTAGTCGCGGAATATGTTGGACCATTTCATATGTCGCAAGTGTCTCCTGAATGAGCATTCCACTTTTTCTGGGAACAGCAGCAGGGAGAAATAGTGGAGTAGGTTGATAAGAAACTGTTTGATACTGGAAGCATTTAAACAATTATTTAAGCACACTAACTGAGGACATGCCTGTTTCAGTTTAACTGTACTCCTTTGAAATATGAAGTAGGTTACTAGGTTCTAGACTGTAGGGTTTACCGAGCTCCGTTCCTTTGTGCATTTAATGGCTTAATGCTAGTTCAACTGGAATCTAACATAAGGTAAGGAGATATGTGCTTGTTGTGGTCTGTTATTTGTTGTTTCGCACTCAGCTTTATAGAAGAGATTAAAGAGTTCAGTACCTCCATCTGTTTTTTATCTGATGACACCACAAAATTATCTGCACCAAGAACGCTGATTGCTTCATCTCTTTTCGATTCACTTGTACTAAGAACAGTCACCTTCAGGCCAAAGGCTTTCCCAAATTTCACTGCCATGTGACCCAACCCACCAAGACCAATGACACCCAGTGACTTTCCCGGCTGGTTCATGTTATGTCGCGTCATCGGAGTGTACACAGTGATCCCAGCACAAACCAAAGGTGCTGCCTTTTCCAATGGATAGCCATCAGGTATTTTATAGCAGTACCTGACATGAATTAACAGTAAATGCAATATTCTTATACGAGAAACGTGGGTTTTTACTGGAGGCAAAAAAGAATTGCCACGACGATTGTCCAAAGACAACCTACACCAAATTCAGAACATCCAGAAGAGAATGCATCCATACCGTTCATGAACTACAATGTGAGTGGAATATCCTCCCTTTGTGACAGCACCGTCCGTATCGACACCATTGAAAGTGAAAACAAACTTTGAGCAGTGGTTCTCGAGGAAGCTATTGCAGTTGTCACAGTCACGGCATGAGTTGACATATGTCCCGACAGCCACATGGTCGCCCAGTTTGAAGCCCTTGACATCTGAACCAACCTCAGTTACAACTCCAGCAATTTCATGCCTGTAACATATTGAATCGTGGGCACCCAACTTAGCACATAAACCATTATTTGTTGGTACAAAATGCTAGCAACTAGATGGGGTCAATGAACGGATTGATACAAAAACAATTCAAGTAAATAAATACGATGATCTGAAAAGCTTACCCAGGGACTAAAGGGTACACCGAGTCATTGTGCCTATTTTTTGTCCAGATAACATCGGCGTAACAGACACCACAATGCGTGATCCTCAAAGAGACATCGTCATGTCGTACAGTCCTGGTAATCAATCAGGGTAGCAAGTATGCATAAGAACTACTTAGTAGTTCTAAGAAGAAATTAACAAGCTAAGAAAGCAGAGGATCTAACAAAGCAGCTATTCACTCGGCGCCTGCAAGATCTCTATTCATAATTTACAGCGATGAATAACTGGGCTAGTATGCACATACAAGTCTATATTTATTCAGAGAACAAAGACAAGTTATTCAAAGCACAGAGAAAAAGGAATTGCATAAT encodes:
- the LOC125529288 gene encoding probable cinnamyl alcohol dehydrogenase 1 — encoded protein: MAAESQTETGNCSAWAAKDPSGILSPHSFNRRTVRHDDVSLRITHCGVCYADVIWTKNRHNDSVYPLVPGHEIAGVVTEVGSDVKGFKLGDHVAVGTYVNSCRDCDNCNSFLENHCSKFVFTFNGVDTDGAVTKGGYSTHIVVHERYCYKIPDGYPLEKAAPLVCAGITVYTPMTRHNMNQPGKSLGVIGLGGLGHMAVKFGKAFGLKVTVLSTSESKRDEAISVLGADNFVVSSDKKQMESLKNSLDFIVDTASGDHPFDPYLALLKVGGVMALVGFPGEIRVHPATLNLGARTLSGSVTGGTKDTQEMMNFCAANKIYPEIEVIKIDYVNEALERLVNRDVRYRFVIDIEGSFK